The window GCCGGCCTTCTGCGCCGCCAGGTAGGCGACGTGCACCAGCGCGCCGTTGGTGAGCAGAGTGGCGATCCGCTCCCCCGGCCGCAGGCCGGCCAGCGCGTAGCCGCCGGCCAGCCGGGTGCTCAGCGTGTCGTACGCCGACCAGCTCAGGGTGGCGTCGGTGGCGAAGAACGCCGGGTCGTCGGGGCGGGCGGCGGCGTGCCGGGCGACCATCGACGCGATGGTGTCGTCGTCCCAGTGCCCGGCCCGGGTGTACTCGTCGATGGTCGCCCGGTCGAAGACGGCCGGTCCGGTGGCTGCGGTCATGCGCTTTCTCCTGCGGGGTAACCGGTCGATGCCGGGTCGGGCCACAGCGGCGCGAGCCGCTCGGCGACGGAGTCGAGGGCGGCCAGCCGGTCCGCCCGGGTGGCCGCCGGTGGCAGCCGGGTGAACGGCGCGACGACCAGGTGGTCCAGACCGGCGTCGCGGTACGCCTCGACGGCGGCGACGCTGATCTCGCCGGAGAGTCGGACGTGATAGGTGAAGTCGTCGTCGGCCCGGCCGAGCTGCTCCCGCAGCGCGGTGATCCGAGCGCACAGCCGGGCGGAGGTGGCCAGGTCGACATCCGGACCGAACCAGCCGGCGCCGTGCCGGGCCGCCCGCCGCAGCGCGGCCCGGCTGTGCCCGCCGACCACCACCGGCACCGGCGGTTGCGGCGCGGCACCGAAGTGTACGGTCGGGAAGTCGAAGAACCGTCCGTGGTGGGCGACCGGCCGGCCGGACCAGAGCAGGTCGAGCACCCGCAGCATCTCGTCGGTACGGGCACCCCGGGTGCCGAAGTCGGTGCCGAGCGCGGCGAACTCCTCGGCCATCCAGCCGACCCCGACGCCGAGCACCGCCCGGCCGGCGGACAACTGCTGCAGGCTGGCCCAGGCACGGGCGATGTGGAACGGGTCTCGCAGCGGGGCGATCAGCACGCCGGTGCCGAGCCGGATCCGGGTGGTCCGGGCGGCCAGGTGACCGAGCGTGACGGTCACGTCGGCCAACGGGGTACTCGGCCGGATGCCGGGGTCGCCGGAGGACCGGTACGGGTAGGTCGGTGCGTACCGGGCCGGGGTGATCACGTGGTCGGCCAGCCAGACGGTGTGGAAGCCGAGCCGCTCGGCGTGCACCGCGAGCGGCGCGTACTCGGCGGCCGGCAGACCGAACAGCTGCAGGTCGAACCGCATCAGCCGGCACCGTCCGTCGGCTCGCGCATGCTGCGGGCGTCGTGGCCGGCCAGCGGATCGTCGCCCACCTCCGCGTTGTGCGCGTGCGCCACGTGGTGCAGACCGAACACCGAGTCCATCCCGGCGCGCAGACCCATCAGGTCCTCGGCCTGGTTGACCGCCTTCTTGGTCAGCGCCAGGCCGAGCCGGGGCATGGTCGCGATCCGGCCGGCCAGCTCCATCGTGTACGGCTGCAGCTCGGCCCGGGGCACCACCCGGTTGACCATGCCGAGGGCCAGCGCCCGGTCCGCGTCGACCCGTTCGCCGAGGAAGAGGAACTCCTTGGCGAACCGGGGGCCCATCACCCACGGGTGGGCGAAGTACTCGACGCCGGGGATGCCCATCCGCACGACCGGGTCGGCGAACCGGGCGTCGTCGGCGGCGACGATCAGGTCACAGCACCAGGCGAGCATCAGCCCGCCGGCGACGCAGGCGCCCTGCACCATGGCGATGGTCGGCTTGGGCAGTTCCCGCCAGCGCCGGCACATGCCGAGGTAGACCTCGGACTCGCGGGCGAACCGGCTCTCCGCGCCGGCCTTGCCGACGTGGTCCCACCACAGCCCGGCCCGGCGCGGGAAGCTGCGGTCGGCGTCGCGCCCCGGGGTGCCGATGTCGTGCCCGGCGGAGAAGTGCTTGCCGGCACCGGCGAGCACCACCACCCGTACGTCGTCGTCGGCGGCGGCCCGGGAGAACGCGTCGTCGAGGGCGTAGGTCATCGCGGAGTTCTGCGCGTTGGCGTACCGGGGGCGGTTCATGGTGACCACCGCCACCGGCCCGTCGGTGGCGTACCGGACCACCGTCTCGTCGTGGGCCGTAGCGTCGTCGGCGGCGTCGGTCACGGTCGTCCTCCTTGCTCGGCGGTGGCGGCGGGCAGTCCGATCGCGGTGCCGAGCCGGTCGAGGTGGTGGTCGGTGCCGGCGGCCGCAGCTACGATCGCCCACACCCGCTTGGCGTACAGGTGCAGGTCGTACTCGGTCGTGTAGCCGATCGCGCCGTGGCACTGCAGCGCGGCGCGCGCGGTGCGCTCGGCGGCGTCGGCGGCGAGCAGGTAGCCGGCCGAGACGTCGGCCGGGCGGCTGTCGGCGCCGGTGGCGGCCGCCCAGCTGGCGGCGAGCACCGCCGGGGCCGCCAGTTCCAGCCCGAGCAGGGCATCGGCGAGCTGATGCTGCACCGCCTGGAAGCTGCCGACCGGGGCGCCGAACTGGCGGCGGGTGCCGACGTGCGCGACGGTGAGGTCGAGCATCCGGCGGCCGAGCCCGACCAGCTGGGCCGACGCGGCCAGGGTGGCCCGGTCGGCGGTCAGCGCCAGCAGGTGGGCCGGCACGTCGAGCCGGGTGCCGGCCGACGGCCCGATGACGGGGTCCCCGGTGAGCCGCAGCGCGGCCCGGCTGCCGTCCATTGTCGGTACCGGCGTGGTCGCGACCTCGTCCGGCCGGACCAGTCGGGCTCCGTCCGGCGGGGTCAGGATCAGCAGCAGGTCGGCCCGCTGCCCGTACGGGACGAGGCCGCCCGGCCCGGCGACGGCGATCCGGCAGCGGCCCTCGACGAGCGCGGCGAGCTGCCCGCCGGGGTCGCCGGCGGCGGCCAGCAGCGGGCCGGCGACGGCGGCGGTCTCGGCCACCGGCAGCGGCACCGCCGCGTACCCGGCGGCGGTGAGCGGTGGCACCAGGTCCACCTCGGTCAGTCCGAGTCCGCCGGCGGACTCGGGCACCGCTGCGGCGAGCAGGCCCATTTCGGCGAGCGCGGTCCACAGCCGGTCCAGCGGCGCGGGGTCGCCACCGGGCCAGCCGGCACGGACCACCGCCGGCGGGCATTCGGCGGTGAGCAGGTCGTCGACCGCGTCGCGCAGCGTGGCCTGCTCGTCGGTGAGGGCGAACCACATGCCGTCTCCTCCTCAGCGTCGGGGCAGGCCGAGCAGCCGCTCGGCGACGATGCCGCGTTGGATCTCGTTGGTGCCGGCGTAGATCGGGCCGGCCAGGGAGAACTGGAAGCCACGGGTCCACTCGGCGTCGACCTCGGCGTCCGGCCCGAGCAGTTCGAGGGCGGTGCGGTGCAGCGCGATGTCCAGCTCGGACCAGTGGATCTTGTTGAGGCTGGCCGCCGCGCCCGGCGGGTCGCCGTCGAGCATCCGGGTCACCTGGGCCAGGGTGAACAGGTGATAGGCGCGGGCACCGAGCCAGGCCCGGACCACCTGCTCGCGCAGCCGGCCGGTGAGCCGGTCCGGACGGTCGCCGGCCAGCTGGACCAGCCGGGCGGCGGCCGCGGTGAACCGGCCCGGCGGGCGCAGGGTGAGGCCCCGCTCGGAGCCGGTGGTGGCCATCGCCACCCGCCAGCCGGCCCCGACCTCGCCGATCACGTCGGCGTCGGGCACGAACACGTCGTCGAGGTAGACGTCGGCGAACCCTTCGTCGCCGTCGAACCGGCCGAACCCCCGCACGGTCACCCCGGGGGCGTCCAGCGGCACCAGGAAGTAGGTCAACCCCCGGTGTCGCTGCTGCTGCGGGTCGGTTCGGAACAGACCGAACAGGTGGGTGCAGAACGCGCCCCGGGTGGTCCACGTCTTGTGCCCGGTCAGCCGCCACCCGCCGGCCGCGTCGTCGCGGACCGCCCGGCTGGTCAACGCGGCCAGGTCGCTGCCGGCGCCCGGCTCGGACCAGCCCTGGCACCACAGTTGGCGGGCGGCTGCCATCGCCGGGAGGATCCGGTCCCGCTGCTCGTCGGTGCCGAACTCGAACAGCGTCGGCGCGAGCAGGAAGATGCCGTTCTGGGTGACCCGCTGCGGCGCACCGGCGGCGGCGTACTCCTCCTCGAAGATCAGCCACTGCCAGAGCGAGGCGTCCCGGCCGCCATAGCGGCGCGGCCAGGAGACCACCGACCAGCCGCCGTCGTGCAGCGTGCGCTCCCACTCCAGGTGGGCGGCGAAGCCGGCGCGGGTGTCGCCGGAGGGCAGCGGGCGGGACGGCCGGTGGGCGCGCAGCCAGTCGCGGGCCTCGGCGCGGAACTGTTCGTCGGCGGGGTCCGGACGCAGGTCCATCGGTCAGCCCTCCCGGCCCGGGTCGGCGGCCGGGCCAGCACCGTTTTGCTGCGCCGCCCCGGTGTCGGGCCGGTCGCCGAAGCCGTCACGGACCCGGTGGGCGACACCGGAAAGGTTGAGCTCGAAGGTGAAGCCCTGCTCGTAGCGGTAGCTGCGTTTGACGTCCCACGGGTCGATGCCGTTGAGCGACTCCTTGGCCGCCCGGATCACCACCGGGTCCTTGGCGGCGATCTGCCGGGCGACCTCCAGCGCGGCGGACCGCAGCTCGGCGGCGGGGACCACGCGCAGCACCGAGCCGTAGGCGTGCAGCTCGGCGGCGGTGGCGGTGGCGGAGGTGTAGAGCATCGCCCGGGCCCGGTGCTGCGGCACCAGCCGGGACAGGTGGGTGGCGGCGCCGAGCGCGCCCCGGTCCACCTCCGGCAGTCCGAACGTGGCGTCGTCGCTGGCCACGATGATGTCGGCGTTGCCGACCAGGCCGATGCCGCCGCCGAGGCAGAAGCCGTGAACGGCGGCGACCACCGGCACCGGGCAGTCGTAGACGGCGGCAAACGCCGCGAAGCAGCCCCGGTTGGCGCCGATCAGCGCGTCGTTGCCGGGGTCCGCCTGGATCTGCTTGATGTCGACCCCGGCGTTGAAGCCGCGGCCCTGCGCCCGCAGCACCACCGCCCGGGTGGCCGGGTCGGCACCGGCGACGGTGACCGCCTCGGCGAGGCGGTACCAGCCGGCGACCGGCAGGGCGTTGACCGGCGGCCGGTCGACCACGATCTCGGTCACTCCGTCGGCGCCGGTGGTCGCGACGACCATCGCACTGTCCGCTGTCGATGTCATGGTCGGGTCCTCACGGGTGTTGGCTGCTGACCGAGAGCACCTCGCCCACCAGGTACGAGGCGTAGTCGCTGGCCAGGAAGACGATCACGTTGGCCACCTCCCAGGGTTCGGCGGCCCGGCCGAACGCCTCCCGGTCGGCCAGCGCGGCCAGCAGGGCGTCGTCGGTGACCTTGGCCAGGTTGGCGTGCATCGCGAGGCTCGGCGCGACCGCGTTCACCCGGACGCCGGCCTCGGCCGCCTCGACGGCGCTGCACCGGGTCAGCGCCATCACCCCGGCCTTGGCCGCGGCGTAGTGCGCCTGACCCTGCTGGGCCCGCCAGCCGAGCACCGAGGCGTTGTTGACGATCACGCCGCTGCCGCGCGGCATCATGTGCCGCAGCGCGGCACGGGTGCACCGGAAGGTGCCGGTGAGGGTGACGTCCAGCACCCGGTGCCACTGGTCGTCGGTCATCTCGGTGATCCGGGCCGTGCCGCCCAGCCCGGCGTTGTTGACCAGCACGTCGAGCTGGCCGTAGCCGGCGACGACCTGGTCGACCATCGCCTGGACCTGCGACTCGACGGTCACGTCGCAGACGACCGCGAGGGGTTCGACACCGGTCGCGGCGGCGAGTTCGGCGGCGGTCGCCCGCAGCCGGGTCTCGTGCCGGTCGCTGATCGCCACCCTGGCACCCTCCTCGGCGCAGCGCCGGGCCGTCGCCGCGCCGATGCCGGTGCCAGCGGCGGCGGTGACCAGCACGGTCCGGCCGGCGAGCAGGCCGTGCCCGGCGGGCGGGCGCGGCCCGGCCGCCCCGCCGGGCGGGCGCGGCCCGGTGGACGTGCGTCCGGTCGGTGGTTCAACGGTCGCCATCGGCTCGTCCCTCCTGCAGTCCGTCCAGCACCGCCGACGCCTCGGCGACGATCCGGTCGATCAGCTCGGCGCAGCTGGGCAGGTCGTCGATCAGCCCGGTCACCTGCCCGGTCGCCATCACCCCGAGGTCGGCCCGGCCGTCGACCATCGCGGCCCGCAGCAGCATCGGGGTGTTCGCGGCGAGCAGCACCTGGCCCCAGGTCAGCTCCCGGTTGCGGCGCATCGCCCGACCTTCGGCGAGCAGGTGCCGCCACGAGGTGCCGGTGAGCCGCCGGAACCGGGCGGCGCTGCGTACCGAGCGGACCAGCCGGCGTGCCGGCCCGGCGCGTTCCAGCCGGTCGATGAAGTCGGTGCGCAGCACCCGCTGTGGTACGCCGTCGAGCGCCCGGGTCACCACGGTGCCGTCCAGCCCGGCGTCGAGGTAGCGCCGCAGTACCTGCGGGCTGACCGTGCTGTCGCTGGTGAGCAGGAACCGGGTGCCCATCGCCACCCCGGCCGCGCCGTAGGCGAGGGCGGCGACCAGCCCCCGGCCGTCGAAGAACCCGCCGGCGCCGATCACCGGGATGTCGACGGCGTCGGCCACCTGCGGCAGCAGCAGACTGGTCGGTACCGCTCCGGTGTGGCCGCCACCCTCGCCGCCCTGCACGATGACCGCGTCGGCACCCCAGGCGGCCACCTTCTCGGCGTGCCGGCGGGCACCGACCGAGGGCACCACCCGTACCCCGGCGTCGCGCAGCCGGGCGATCAGCTCCGGCTTCGGGGCCAGGGCGAACGAGGCCACCCGGACGTTCTCCCCGATCAGCAGGTCGATCCGCTGCGCGGCGTCGGCGGCGTCGGCCCGCACGTTCACCCCGAACGGCCGCGTCGTGTTCCGCCGGATCTCGGTGATCGCGGCGGCCAGGTCGGGCAGGTCGAGGGTGGCACCGGCGAGGATGCCCAGCCCGCCGGCCTCGGCGGTGGCGGCGACCAGCCGGGGGCCGGAGACGAAGCCCATGCCGGTCTGCACGATCGGGTACCGCACCCCGAACAGCTCGCAGATCGGGGTACGCAGCGCCGGGTGGGCCGAGGTCGGCGTCGGGCCGGCAGCCGGCCGCGCCGGGCGGTCGGTCATCGCCGTACCTCGGCGTCGCGGTGGCCGGCCGGGTCGATGACGGTACGGATGAGGGTCAGCTCGTGCGCCGTCGGCAGCCGGGTCTGCGGCACCTCCCCGCCGGTCCACAGCTCGAACCCGGTCGCCTCGTGGACCTGTTCGACGGTGACGCCGGGATGCGTCGACACCAGTCGCATCCGGTGGTCCGGGCCGGTGAAGTCGAAGACCCCGAGGTCGCTCACCACCCGGCGCAGCTGGTGGAAGCGGGCCGCGGACGGCCCGGCAGACGCGGCCCTGTCGTAGCCGATGCCGCAGACCAGGTCGACCTGTTCGACGAAGGTCCGGCGGCTGTGCCGGGGCACCCAGTAGCTGCACGGGTGGCTGACCGTGTTGCCCGGTGCGCCCCGTACTCCGAGCAGGGCCACCTTCGGCCGGTGGAAGTCACCGATCGCCGAGATGTTGATGTTGCCGTACCGGTCGATCTGGCCCGGCCCCATCATGACGTGCCGGCGGCCGGACCAGATCAGCTCGAAGATCTGCCGGAACGGCAACGCTCCCTCGGTCTGCGTCGGGGATCCGCCGACCGGCCAGGTGCCGACGCCGAGAGCGGCTTCGCCGTCGGTGAGCAGCAGTTCCGGGGAGAAGGTGGCCCGGGCCAGCCGGGCGCCGATCGTCGGGACCAGCCCGATCGGGCTGGCCAGGATCTCGCCGTCGCCACGCCATGCCTCGGCGCAGGCGACGACGCACACCTCGGCGCGCGTCGGCGCGGTGCCGGTCACCGGATCACCTCCATCTGCGGGCCCCGGGCGGCGACGGCCTGCTGGTAGCCGGCCTCGTCGGTGTCGAGGTAGCGCTGGCGGAACGCGGCCCACCGGTCGGTGCCGGCCACCGCGGCGTACTCGCGTTGGAACCGCTCGTCACGGGGGTAGTCCGGGTCGCACGAGGTGAAGTGGGCACCGCGTGCGGCCGGAACCACCCCGCGGACCTGGTGGCGGCGGACGAGTACCGAGGCGGCCGGGGTGAGCTGCTCGGTCGGCACGACCTGTTCGCAGGAGACGTAGGCGCGGTCGGCGGCCGCGCAGTACAGGTCGTCGAAGTACGGGTCGGGCCCGAGGCAGAGGGCGTTGCCGTGGATGTCGGCGCGGTGCAGGTGGACCAGGGCGGCGTCCAGCCGCAGCGCCGGCACGGCGAGCAGTTCCTCGTCGTCGTACGGCGAGCGCACGGTCCGCAGGTCCGGGTTGATCCGCATCAGGTCGGAGCCGAGTCCGACCCGGGTGGGCAGGAACGGCAGCCGGCAGGCGGCGGCGTACAGGCCGAGGTAGAGCATGCCCTCGTCGTACTCGACGGCCTCGACGGCGCCTGCCTGGCGGGCGGCCCGGAAGTGCGGCTCCAGCGGAATCGAGTCGAGCGAGACGAAGCCGTACACCAGCCGACGGACCTTGCCGGCGGCGAGCAGCAGGCCGGCGTCGGGGCCGCCGTAGGTGACGACGGTCAGGTCCTCGAGGTCCGACCGCAGGATCGCCCGGATCAGGGACATCGGCTTGCGGCGCGAGCCCCAGCCGCCGATGCCGATGGTCATGCCGGAGCGCAGTTCGCTCACCACCTGCTCGGCGGTCATCCGTTTGTCGGTCATCGCCACCTACTCGATCCTGGCTGGTCACGGGTGCGGGTACGCCGGAACCGGCGCACCCGCAATGTACCAAGCGCTTGATTGGTTGGCCAGCCCGGGTTCAGCTCGCCCGCTCGATCACCATCGCCATTCCCTGACCACCGGCCGCGCACATGGTGACCAGCCCGAACTGCCGGTCACGTTCGCGCAGCGCCCGGATCAGGCCGGTGGTGATCCGGGCACCGGTCATCCCGAACGGGTGACCCACCGCGATCGCCCCGCCGTTGACGTTCACCCGGTCGGGATCGATGCCGAGCAGCCGCACGCAGGGCAGCACCTGGGCGGCGAAGGCCTCGTTGATCTCCACCAGGTCGATGTCGCCGATGGTCAGCCCGGCGTGCCCCAACGCCCGCCGGGTCGCCTCCACCGGGCCGAGACCCATGATCTCCGGACTGAGCGCGGAGACACCGGTGGCCACGATCCGGGCCAGCGGGGTGACGCCCAGCTCGGCGGCCCGGGCGGCGCTCATCACCACCAGAGCGGCGGCACCGTCGTTGAGCGGGCAGCAGTTCCCGGCGGTGACCGTGCCGTCCGGGCGGAACACCGGCTTGAGCGCGGCGACCGACGCCAACCGCACTCCGGGGCGGGGGCCGTCGTCGCGGTCGACGACGGTGCCGTCCGGCAACGTCACCGGGGTGATGTCGCGGGCGTAGAAGCCGTCGGCGATCGCCTGCTCGGCCAGGTTCTGGCTGCGCACCGCGAACTCGTCCTGGTCGGCCCGGCTCACCCCGTACACCTGCGCGACGTTCTCGGCGGTCTCCCCCATCGCGATGTACGGATCCGGCGGCACCCCGGTGTCCCGGGGGTCCTGCCACCGCCCACCGTCGCCGGCGGCGCGCGCCGCGCTGCGGGCACCGGCGGCCGCGTACCGCTCGTTGCGGGTGCCCGGCAGATTGTCCGACTTGCCGGCCTCGTACCGGGAGACCATCTCCACCCCGGCGGAGATGAAGACCTCGCCCTCCCCGGCCCGGATCGCGTGGAAGGCCATCCGGGTGGTCTGCACCGACGAGGCGCAGTAGCGCTGCACGGTGGTGCCGGGGGTGCCGTCCAGGCCCAACCCGACGGCGACCATCCGGGCCAGGTTGTGGCCGTGTTCGCCGGCCGGCTGGGCGCACCCGAGCAGGACGTCCTGCACCTGCGCCGGGTCCAGGGCGGGCACCTGGGCCAGCGCGGCCCGGGTGATGTCCACGGCGAGGTCGTCGGGGCGCAGCGTGGCGAGCGAGCCCTTGCGCGCCCGGCCGATCGGCGAGCGGGCGGCGGCGACGATCACGGCCTGCGGGGTGGCGGAGTCTCGGGGCGACATGGCGGGCAGCGTACCCTAACAAGCGCTTGGTACGCCATGGTCGGCCCGACCGGCAGTCCGGCAACCGGCGGCCGTTCTGCTGACCAGAAACGCCGCTCGACGCAGATTCTTCTGAACAGAAGCGGGGTTAGCGTCGGGCAACCTCGGCCGGCCCGCGTCCGCAGACCGGCCCGGCCCACACCCACCAGGAGGCACGTTGACGGCCAGCGACGGGCAGACCGACGAGTTCATCCTGGTCGGTGGCGGCATCGGCGGGCTCGGCACCGCTCTCGCCCTGGCCCGCGCCGGGCGGCAGGTCCGGGTGCTGGAACGGGCCGCCGCCTTCGGCGAGGTCGGTGCCGGCATCCAGCTCGCCCCCAACGCCACCCGGCTGCTGCGCGAATGGGGCCTGCTCGACCGGTTGATCACCGCCGGGCTGGCGCCCCGACACCTGGTCCTCGCCGACGCCCGCACCGGCCGGGAGCTGAACCGACTCGACCTCACCGGGCCGTTCACCGACCGCTACCTGGCCCCGTACGTCGTCGCGCACCGCCGTGACCTGCTCGACCTGCTGCTCGCCGGGGCCGCCGAGGCCGGCGCGGTACTCGAACCCGACCGCGAGGTGACCGCGGTCCGGCCCGGCCCGGACGCCGTCGAGATCGACTGCGCCGGCGGGCAGCGTTACCGGGCCCGCGCGGTCGTCGCCGCCGACGGCCTGCACTCCCGGTTCCGCGCCCTGGTCAGCGCCGACGAACCGGAATGCAGCGGCTACGTCGCCTACCGGGGCGCCATCCCGATCGAGCAGGCCAGCCGGACCGCCGACCTGTCCGACGTGGTCGCCTTCATCGGCCCCGGGATGCACTTCGTGCAGTACGCCCTGCGCGGCGGCAGCTACTACAACCAGGTCGCGGTGTTCCGCAGCGAACGGTACCGGCAGGGCGACCCGGACTGGGGCGGCCCGGCCGAGCTGCGGGAGGCGTTCTCCCGGGCCTGCCCGCACGTGCGGACCGCCGTCCAGGCGATCCGGACCGACCAGCGGTGGCCGATGTACGACCGGACGCCGATCGCCGACTGGGTACACGGCGGCCGGGTCACCCTGCTCGGCGACGCCGCCCATCCGATGCTGCAGTACCTGGCCCAGGGTGCCTGCCAGGCGTTGGAGGATGCCGCCGCGCTCGCCGCCGCCGTCACCCGGCACCTGCCCGCCGGGTCGATCGGCGCCGACGCCCCGGTCCACCTCGCACTTCGGGAGTTCGTCCGCGAACGGGCACCCCGCACCGCCCGGGTGCAGCGCAACGCCCGTACCTGGGGCGACATCTGGCACGTCGACGGCGTCGCCGCCGCGCTGCGCGACGACGCGCTGGCCCATCGCGGACCGACCGACTACCGGTCCACCGACTGGCTCTTCGGCCACACCCCCGCGCAGCGGGGCTCCTCGCCTGCCGCGAGCCCCGCCGCACGCGCCAGCGCCAGCG is drawn from Micromonospora sp. Llam0 and contains these coding sequences:
- a CDS encoding acyl-CoA dehydrogenase family protein, whose translation is MWFALTDEQATLRDAVDDLLTAECPPAVVRAGWPGGDPAPLDRLWTALAEMGLLAAAVPESAGGLGLTEVDLVPPLTAAGYAAVPLPVAETAAVAGPLLAAAGDPGGQLAALVEGRCRIAVAGPGGLVPYGQRADLLLILTPPDGARLVRPDEVATTPVPTMDGSRAALRLTGDPVIGPSAGTRLDVPAHLLALTADRATLAASAQLVGLGRRMLDLTVAHVGTRRQFGAPVGSFQAVQHQLADALLGLELAAPAVLAASWAAATGADSRPADVSAGYLLAADAAERTARAALQCHGAIGYTTEYDLHLYAKRVWAIVAAAAGTDHHLDRLGTAIGLPAATAEQGGRP
- a CDS encoding acyl-CoA dehydrogenase family protein, producing the protein MDLRPDPADEQFRAEARDWLRAHRPSRPLPSGDTRAGFAAHLEWERTLHDGGWSVVSWPRRYGGRDASLWQWLIFEEEYAAAGAPQRVTQNGIFLLAPTLFEFGTDEQRDRILPAMAAARQLWCQGWSEPGAGSDLAALTSRAVRDDAAGGWRLTGHKTWTTRGAFCTHLFGLFRTDPQQQRHRGLTYFLVPLDAPGVTVRGFGRFDGDEGFADVYLDDVFVPDADVIGEVGAGWRVAMATTGSERGLTLRPPGRFTAAAARLVQLAGDRPDRLTGRLREQVVRAWLGARAYHLFTLAQVTRMLDGDPPGAAASLNKIHWSELDIALHRTALELLGPDAEVDAEWTRGFQFSLAGPIYAGTNEIQRGIVAERLLGLPRR
- a CDS encoding TIGR03619 family F420-dependent LLM class oxidoreductase — translated: MRFDLQLFGLPAAEYAPLAVHAERLGFHTVWLADHVITPARYAPTYPYRSSGDPGIRPSTPLADVTVTLGHLAARTTRIRLGTGVLIAPLRDPFHIARAWASLQQLSAGRAVLGVGVGWMAEEFAALGTDFGTRGARTDEMLRVLDLLWSGRPVAHHGRFFDFPTVHFGAAPQPPVPVVVGGHSRAALRRAARHGAGWFGPDVDLATSARLCARITALREQLGRADDDFTYHVRLSGEISVAAVEAYRDAGLDHLVVAPFTRLPPAATRADRLAALDSVAERLAPLWPDPASTGYPAGESA
- a CDS encoding enoyl-CoA hydratase codes for the protein MVRYATDGPVAVVTMNRPRYANAQNSAMTYALDDAFSRAAADDDVRVVVLAGAGKHFSAGHDIGTPGRDADRSFPRRAGLWWDHVGKAGAESRFARESEVYLGMCRRWRELPKPTIAMVQGACVAGGLMLAWCCDLIVAADDARFADPVVRMGIPGVEYFAHPWVMGPRFAKEFLFLGERVDADRALALGMVNRVVPRAELQPYTMELAGRIATMPRLGLALTKKAVNQAEDLMGLRAGMDSVFGLHHVAHAHNAEVGDDPLAGHDARSMREPTDGAG
- a CDS encoding acetyl-CoA C-acetyltransferase — encoded protein: MPAMSPRDSATPQAVIVAAARSPIGRARKGSLATLRPDDLAVDITRAALAQVPALDPAQVQDVLLGCAQPAGEHGHNLARMVAVGLGLDGTPGTTVQRYCASSVQTTRMAFHAIRAGEGEVFISAGVEMVSRYEAGKSDNLPGTRNERYAAAGARSAARAAGDGGRWQDPRDTGVPPDPYIAMGETAENVAQVYGVSRADQDEFAVRSQNLAEQAIADGFYARDITPVTLPDGTVVDRDDGPRPGVRLASVAALKPVFRPDGTVTAGNCCPLNDGAAALVVMSAARAAELGVTPLARIVATGVSALSPEIMGLGPVEATRRALGHAGLTIGDIDLVEINEAFAAQVLPCVRLLGIDPDRVNVNGGAIAVGHPFGMTGARITTGLIRALRERDRQFGLVTMCAAGGQGMAMVIERAS
- a CDS encoding CoA-transferase subunit beta produces the protein MTGTAPTRAEVCVVACAEAWRGDGEILASPIGLVPTIGARLARATFSPELLLTDGEAALGVGTWPVGGSPTQTEGALPFRQIFELIWSGRRHVMMGPGQIDRYGNINISAIGDFHRPKVALLGVRGAPGNTVSHPCSYWVPRHSRRTFVEQVDLVCGIGYDRAASAGPSAARFHQLRRVVSDLGVFDFTGPDHRMRLVSTHPGVTVEQVHEATGFELWTGGEVPQTRLPTAHELTLIRTVIDPAGHRDAEVRR
- a CDS encoding nitronate monooxygenase family protein translates to MTDRPARPAAGPTPTSAHPALRTPICELFGVRYPIVQTGMGFVSGPRLVAATAEAGGLGILAGATLDLPDLAAAITEIRRNTTRPFGVNVRADAADAAQRIDLLIGENVRVASFALAPKPELIARLRDAGVRVVPSVGARRHAEKVAAWGADAVIVQGGEGGGHTGAVPTSLLLPQVADAVDIPVIGAGGFFDGRGLVAALAYGAAGVAMGTRFLLTSDSTVSPQVLRRYLDAGLDGTVVTRALDGVPQRVLRTDFIDRLERAGPARRLVRSVRSAARFRRLTGTSWRHLLAEGRAMRRNRELTWGQVLLAANTPMLLRAAMVDGRADLGVMATGQVTGLIDDLPSCAELIDRIVAEASAVLDGLQEGRADGDR
- a CDS encoding CoA transferase subunit A — encoded protein: MTDKRMTAEQVVSELRSGMTIGIGGWGSRRKPMSLIRAILRSDLEDLTVVTYGGPDAGLLLAAGKVRRLVYGFVSLDSIPLEPHFRAARQAGAVEAVEYDEGMLYLGLYAAACRLPFLPTRVGLGSDLMRINPDLRTVRSPYDDEELLAVPALRLDAALVHLHRADIHGNALCLGPDPYFDDLYCAAADRAYVSCEQVVPTEQLTPAASVLVRRHQVRGVVPAARGAHFTSCDPDYPRDERFQREYAAVAGTDRWAAFRQRYLDTDEAGYQQAVAARGPQMEVIR
- a CDS encoding FAD-dependent monooxygenase, with product MTASDGQTDEFILVGGGIGGLGTALALARAGRQVRVLERAAAFGEVGAGIQLAPNATRLLREWGLLDRLITAGLAPRHLVLADARTGRELNRLDLTGPFTDRYLAPYVVAHRRDLLDLLLAGAAEAGAVLEPDREVTAVRPGPDAVEIDCAGGQRYRARAVVAADGLHSRFRALVSADEPECSGYVAYRGAIPIEQASRTADLSDVVAFIGPGMHFVQYALRGGSYYNQVAVFRSERYRQGDPDWGGPAELREAFSRACPHVRTAVQAIRTDQRWPMYDRTPIADWVHGGRVTLLGDAAHPMLQYLAQGACQALEDAAALAAAVTRHLPAGSIGADAPVHLALREFVRERAPRTARVQRNARTWGDIWHVDGVAAALRDDALAHRGPTDYRSTDWLFGHTPAQRGSSPAASPAARASASAATAADAPTATPTTSRNEAR
- a CDS encoding enoyl-CoA hydratase family protein produces the protein MVVATTGADGVTEIVVDRPPVNALPVAGWYRLAEAVTVAGADPATRAVVLRAQGRGFNAGVDIKQIQADPGNDALIGANRGCFAAFAAVYDCPVPVVAAVHGFCLGGGIGLVGNADIIVASDDATFGLPEVDRGALGAATHLSRLVPQHRARAMLYTSATATAAELHAYGSVLRVVPAAELRSAALEVARQIAAKDPVVIRAAKESLNGIDPWDVKRSYRYEQGFTFELNLSGVAHRVRDGFGDRPDTGAAQQNGAGPAADPGREG
- a CDS encoding SDR family oxidoreductase — translated: MATVEPPTGRTSTGPRPPGGAAGPRPPAGHGLLAGRTVLVTAAAGTGIGAATARRCAEEGARVAISDRHETRLRATAAELAAATGVEPLAVVCDVTVESQVQAMVDQVVAGYGQLDVLVNNAGLGGTARITEMTDDQWHRVLDVTLTGTFRCTRAALRHMMPRGSGVIVNNASVLGWRAQQGQAHYAAAKAGVMALTRCSAVEAAEAGVRVNAVAPSLAMHANLAKVTDDALLAALADREAFGRAAEPWEVANVIVFLASDYASYLVGEVLSVSSQHP